In Anaerolineales bacterium, one DNA window encodes the following:
- a CDS encoding SDR family oxidoreductase, which produces MDLHLKNKRALVTGSSQGLGYAAALALAKEGCKVAINGREDGKIKTKAEKLQKETGSQAIGLAGDVSLPDGPEKLVHQAAESLGGLDILITNTGGPKPGALESLSEEDWQKGIDLCLMAHVRLIQSALPHLRKSNAASILTVTSLSVKQPIPNLILSNSIRLATIGLTKSLALDLGKEGIRVNSIIPGWTETERVTELLEVRAKANNSTVEEEAKRQAAESPFGRMATPAEFANAAVFLVSPAASYITGVMLSVDGGMVKGTF; this is translated from the coding sequence ATGGACTTACACCTAAAAAACAAACGCGCCCTCGTCACTGGTTCGTCACAGGGACTGGGCTACGCCGCCGCTCTGGCATTGGCAAAGGAAGGCTGCAAGGTTGCCATCAACGGGCGGGAGGATGGAAAAATTAAAACAAAGGCGGAGAAACTGCAAAAGGAAACGGGGTCACAGGCAATCGGGCTTGCTGGCGATGTCAGTTTGCCTGATGGACCCGAGAAACTGGTTCATCAGGCAGCGGAATCCCTCGGCGGACTGGATATTCTGATCACCAACACCGGAGGACCGAAGCCCGGCGCACTGGAGTCACTCAGCGAGGAAGACTGGCAAAAAGGCATCGACCTGTGCCTGATGGCTCACGTGCGTTTGATACAATCGGCGCTTCCCCATTTGCGGAAGTCGAACGCCGCCAGCATTCTCACGGTCACCTCGCTTTCGGTGAAACAACCAATTCCAAACCTGATCCTATCGAACAGCATCCGCCTGGCAACCATTGGCTTGACGAAATCCCTCGCGCTGGACTTGGGGAAGGAAGGTATCCGCGTCAACTCCATCATTCCAGGCTGGACGGAGACCGAACGAGTCACAGAGTTGTTGGAGGTTCGGGCAAAAGCGAACAACTCCACGGTCGAGGAGGAGGCGAAGCGGCAGGCAGCAGAGAGTCCGTTCGGGAGGATGGCAACACCCGCAGAGTTCGCCAATGCCGCTGTATTCCTCGTCAGCCCTGCCGCATCCTACATCACCGGCGTCATGTTGAGCGTGGACGGCGGCATGGTCAAGGGAACGTTTTAG
- a CDS encoding DUF503 domain-containing protein, translating into MLVTLTIHLHLPLCNSLKDKRGQIKPLISRLRREFNVSVAEMDLHDKWDEAVIVCAMVGNDHAFLQSALQTVAKWVKANWTDGDVWDTKIELI; encoded by the coding sequence ATGCTTGTCACCCTCACCATTCACCTCCACCTCCCGCTCTGCAACTCGCTCAAAGACAAACGCGGACAGATCAAACCGCTTATCTCGCGTTTGCGGCGTGAGTTCAACGTCTCTGTGGCGGAGATGGACTTGCACGACAAATGGGACGAAGCCGTCATTGTCTGCGCGATGGTGGGAAATGACCACGCCTTTTTACAATCTGCGCTGCAAACTGTGGCAAAATGGGTGAAAGCGAACTGGACGGATGGGGATGTCTGGGATACAAAGATTGAACTCATCTGA
- a CDS encoding folylpolyglutamate synthase/dihydrofolate synthase family protein codes for MDIETRYNQALDYLYSFVDYSLKHSSELAKADFNLDRMFALMESLGEPQTKYPIIHVAGTKGKGSVSALCAAGLQAAGYTVGLYTSPHLLDYTERIQINGEPILHEQLVELVDEIKPHVAKIEKLTTFEITTALAFMAFAKYGANAAVFEVGLGGRLDATNVVTPKVSVITSLSYDHTAVLGNTLALIAGEKAGIIKQGVPVVSAPQKDEALEVVIRAAKLKKCEFTLVGKDVKFEFMESSLDGQTLTVESGRSTVRGPRSSVKIRIPLLGSYQIENAAAAYAALKASRIPITDEQIQKGFSQVQWRARFEVARLDPPLVFDSAHNQDSFEKLSDTLDTYFPDKSVYLIFGASEDKNIPGMFAAMKAKIKKLIVTRADHPRALSVEHIQGLAEQAGVESEALVPVKDALRRALDLSSKDGSIVLSAGSMFVTAEVMQEWKLLNESTELE; via the coding sequence ATGGACATAGAAACCCGATACAACCAAGCCCTTGACTACCTGTATTCCTTCGTGGATTATAGCCTGAAACATTCGTCCGAACTGGCCAAGGCGGACTTCAACCTCGACCGCATGTTCGCGTTGATGGAGTCGCTGGGCGAGCCGCAGACGAAATACCCCATCATCCACGTGGCGGGGACGAAGGGCAAGGGGTCCGTCTCGGCGTTATGTGCGGCGGGATTGCAGGCAGCGGGGTATACGGTCGGTCTTTATACCTCTCCGCACCTGTTGGATTATACGGAACGGATTCAGATCAACGGCGAACCGATCTTGCATGAGCAGCTGGTGGAATTGGTCGACGAGATCAAACCGCATGTGGCGAAGATTGAGAAGCTGACCACCTTTGAAATCACAACTGCGCTGGCGTTCATGGCGTTTGCCAAATATGGCGCGAATGCCGCGGTCTTTGAAGTCGGCTTGGGCGGCAGGCTGGATGCAACCAACGTCGTCACGCCAAAGGTTTCGGTCATCACGTCGCTTTCGTACGACCACACCGCAGTACTTGGAAATACACTTGCATTGATCGCAGGAGAGAAGGCGGGCATCATCAAGCAAGGCGTGCCCGTGGTCTCTGCTCCGCAAAAGGATGAAGCGCTCGAGGTTGTGATTCGTGCAGCCAAATTAAAAAAATGCGAGTTTACGCTGGTTGGAAAAGATGTAAAGTTTGAGTTCATGGAATCATCTTTGGATGGGCAAACATTGACCGTGGAAAGCGGGCGGTCCACGGTCCGCGGTCCACGGTCTTCGGTCAAAATACGAATTCCATTACTTGGCTCATACCAGATCGAAAACGCGGCAGCGGCGTATGCGGCGTTGAAGGCAAGCAGGATTCCAATTACGGATGAACAGATCCAAAAGGGATTTTCTCAGGTACAATGGCGCGCGCGCTTTGAAGTGGCCCGCCTCGACCCTCCGCTGGTATTTGACTCTGCCCATAATCAGGATTCGTTCGAGAAGCTGTCTGATACGCTCGATACGTACTTCCCAGACAAGTCCGTCTATCTCATTTTCGGCGCATCAGAGGATAAGAATATTCCCGGCATGTTTGCGGCGATGAAAGCAAAGATAAAGAAACTCATCGTCACGCGCGCCGACCATCCGCGGGCTTTGAGCGTGGAACATATTCAGGGTCTCGCGGAGCAGGCTGGGGTGGAGTCAGAAGCGCTGGTTCCCGTCAAGGATGCGCTGCGGCGGGCGTTGGATTTGTCCTCGAAAGATGGTAGCATTGTGTTATCCGCCGGCTCGATGTTCGTGACCGCGGAAGTCATGCAGGAATGGAAGTTATTGAATGAGTCAACCGAATTGGAATGA
- the lon gene encoding endopeptidase La: protein MSQPNWNEQEDNFDLTLSQRTEELYRIPSLEPKADGLIEAAVLPLRDMVIFPRMVSPIFVGREASLLAVHEAQRKEQTVIGLTQRDPEVDDPNAEDFLPIGVEMAVGRLLSMPDGSRSALVQGRRRVEIVEFMRLKPYIKVRARVIHEPQTADRQTQAMMRSVLSLFERCVQLDRSIPEEAHLFALNISEPGWLSDMISTSLSLTYEAKLRLLLILDPKARLGQLNNLLAQEVDVLELEDEIHARVQNEVDKSQREFYLREQMKQIQNELGEGDIFTRDASELKKKVEAAGLPEEAKNVAMKELERLNQMPPMAPEVGIIRTYIDWIVDLPWNNSTPDNLDVRNAAKTLERDHYGLKKAKERILEYIAVRSLKPKKERQPILCFVGPPGVGKTSLGRSIADALGRKFVRISLGGVRDEAEIRGHRRTYIGALPGRIIQTMKRAGTSNPLFMLDEIDKLYSDFRGDPASAMLEVLDPEQNYAFSDHYLEMPFDLSKVMFVTTANSLASIPAPLLDRMEVIEFPGYIEEEKIEITNRYLIPRQIEENGIEELGIEFEIPALQRIIREYTYEAGVRNLEREIGRVCRKVARLKAEGKKYPTSIAPEMTEKLLGPAQVFPPEAERTDEVGVATSLAWTENGGEIMAVEVAVLEGKGGTQMTGQMGEVMQESAHAALTYIKSRAEKLKIDMEVFERMDIHIHMPEGGIPKDGPSAGITMATAIISALTGRPTFRHVGMTGEITLRGRVLPIGGVREKVLAAHRAGLKTVILPEKNLKDLVDLPKTAKSELKIIPVKHMDEVLEIAVGKQAVVKPPKPKKQNKEETQEEE, encoded by the coding sequence ATGAGTCAACCGAATTGGAATGAACAGGAAGATAATTTTGACCTGACGCTCTCACAGCGGACCGAGGAACTGTATCGCATCCCGAGCCTGGAGCCAAAAGCGGACGGCTTGATCGAGGCGGCAGTTCTGCCCCTGCGTGACATGGTCATTTTTCCGCGCATGGTCTCACCGATCTTTGTCGGGCGGGAGGCCTCCCTGCTGGCAGTGCATGAAGCACAGCGAAAAGAACAAACGGTGATCGGCTTGACGCAAAGGGACCCCGAAGTGGATGACCCGAATGCGGAGGATTTCCTTCCGATCGGTGTCGAGATGGCGGTGGGGCGTTTGTTGAGCATGCCGGACGGGTCACGCTCGGCGCTGGTGCAGGGACGCCGGCGGGTTGAGATCGTTGAATTCATGCGGTTGAAGCCGTACATCAAAGTGCGCGCGCGGGTGATCCATGAACCGCAAACGGCTGACCGGCAGACACAGGCCATGATGCGTTCTGTGCTGAGTCTGTTCGAGCGCTGCGTGCAATTGGACCGCTCGATTCCCGAGGAGGCGCATTTGTTTGCGTTGAACATTTCCGAACCGGGCTGGCTGTCGGACATGATCTCCACGTCGCTTTCATTGACCTATGAGGCCAAGCTGCGCCTGCTCTTGATCCTTGACCCCAAGGCGCGTCTGGGTCAGTTGAATAATTTACTGGCTCAGGAAGTGGATGTGCTTGAACTCGAGGATGAAATTCACGCGCGTGTGCAGAATGAGGTCGATAAGAGCCAGCGCGAGTTTTATTTGCGCGAGCAGATGAAACAGATCCAAAATGAACTGGGCGAGGGCGATATCTTTACACGCGATGCCTCGGAATTGAAGAAAAAAGTGGAGGCGGCGGGTCTTCCGGAAGAGGCGAAGAATGTTGCGATGAAGGAATTGGAGCGTCTCAATCAAATGCCGCCGATGGCGCCTGAAGTGGGCATCATCCGCACCTACATTGATTGGATCGTTGACCTGCCGTGGAACAATTCCACGCCCGATAACCTCGATGTACGGAATGCCGCAAAAACTCTTGAGCGTGATCATTACGGTTTGAAAAAAGCCAAGGAAAGGATTTTGGAATATATCGCCGTGCGTTCCTTGAAACCCAAAAAGGAACGTCAGCCGATTTTATGTTTCGTCGGTCCGCCCGGTGTGGGGAAAACCTCGCTGGGGCGCTCGATAGCTGATGCGCTCGGGCGCAAGTTCGTGCGCATCTCGCTCGGCGGCGTGCGAGATGAAGCCGAGATCCGTGGACATCGTCGTACGTACATCGGCGCATTGCCCGGGCGAATCATCCAGACGATGAAACGGGCTGGGACGTCCAATCCGCTCTTCATGCTGGATGAAATTGACAAGCTGTATTCAGACTTTCGCGGCGATCCCGCCTCGGCGATGCTTGAGGTGCTGGACCCGGAACAGAACTACGCCTTTAGCGACCACTACCTTGAAATGCCGTTTGACCTTTCCAAGGTCATGTTTGTGACGACAGCCAATTCGCTGGCCTCCATCCCTGCGCCATTGCTTGACCGTATGGAAGTGATCGAGTTCCCCGGCTACATCGAAGAGGAAAAGATCGAGATCACCAACCGCTATCTCATTCCGCGCCAGATCGAAGAAAATGGCATCGAAGAACTGGGAATCGAGTTTGAAATCCCCGCGTTGCAGAGAATCATCCGCGAGTATACGTATGAGGCGGGCGTGCGTAATTTGGAGCGTGAGATCGGACGCGTCTGCCGCAAGGTGGCGCGTCTCAAAGCGGAAGGGAAGAAGTATCCGACTTCGATCGCGCCCGAAATGACCGAGAAATTGCTTGGTCCTGCACAGGTCTTTCCGCCCGAAGCCGAACGGACGGATGAAGTCGGTGTCGCCACCAGCCTCGCATGGACGGAAAACGGAGGCGAGATCATGGCGGTGGAAGTTGCCGTCCTCGAAGGCAAGGGCGGCACGCAGATGACCGGCCAAATGGGCGAGGTGATGCAGGAGTCCGCTCACGCCGCGTTGACCTACATCAAATCCCGTGCCGAGAAATTGAAGATTGATATGGAAGTCTTCGAACGCATGGATATTCATATCCATATGCCCGAAGGCGGCATCCCGAAGGATGGGCCCTCAGCCGGAATCACGATGGCGACAGCGATCATTTCCGCTCTGACAGGACGCCCTACGTTTCGCCACGTTGGGATGACAGGCGAGATCACCCTGCGCGGACGGGTGCTACCCATCGGCGGTGTTCGTGAAAAAGTCCTGGCCGCGCATCGCGCCGGACTGAAAACGGTCATCCTGCCCGAGAAGAATCTCAAAGATTTGGTGGACCTGCCGAAAACAGCCAAATCCGAGTTGAAGATCATCCCCGTCAAACACATGGACGAAGTGCTGGAGATCGCGGTTGGCAAGCAGGCGGTGGTCAAGCCGCCGAAACCGAAGAAGCAGAACAAGGAAGAGACGCAGGAGGAGGAGTAG
- a CDS encoding SDR family NAD(P)-dependent oxidoreductase, which produces MNLFPVSLENRVVIITGASSGFGEDAALLFAKEGCKVVLAARRIDRLQYLAAKIQDAGGEAIAIPVDIVNPADVDIMLKSALDLYGQIDILFNNAGIGRVAWFEEHSAERDIEMLIRVNLISLMQVTRSVLPHMLKRRGGHIINMISVAGLISPPLIASYSASKYGVRAFTDALRREVAPFGIKVSGMYPGPASTEFGWHIGKNKAYGSFRKKINIRMTSEYVARRVVDVAKRPRRSLVIPWWFRIITTFDMLFPVAVDWISYIFSRIKHKSD; this is translated from the coding sequence ATGAACCTCTTTCCCGTTTCCCTCGAAAACAGGGTTGTCATCATCACCGGCGCATCCTCCGGTTTTGGCGAGGATGCCGCGCTACTCTTTGCAAAGGAGGGGTGCAAGGTGGTGCTGGCCGCGCGCCGTATAGACCGCCTGCAATATCTTGCCGCAAAAATACAGGATGCGGGTGGCGAAGCCATCGCCATTCCGGTGGACATTGTAAATCCCGCCGATGTGGATATTATGCTGAAATCAGCGCTCGATCTATACGGGCAGATCGACATTCTCTTCAATAATGCCGGCATCGGCCGGGTGGCATGGTTTGAGGAACATTCCGCTGAACGCGATATTGAAATGCTTATCAGGGTTAATCTCATCAGCCTGATGCAGGTCACACGCTCGGTGCTTCCGCACATGCTGAAACGCCGCGGGGGACATATCATCAACATGATCTCGGTCGCAGGCCTTATCTCACCGCCGTTGATTGCGAGTTATTCTGCGAGTAAGTATGGCGTGCGCGCCTTCACCGATGCGCTGCGCCGCGAAGTTGCGCCGTTTGGCATCAAAGTCAGCGGCATGTATCCCGGCCCTGCCTCCACCGAGTTTGGCTGGCACATTGGAAAAAACAAAGCCTATGGCTCCTTTCGAAAAAAGATTAATATACGAATGACATCCGAGTATGTCGCCCGCCGTGTGGTGGATGTTGCCAAACGTCCGCGCCGCAGCCTGGTCATTCCGTGGTGGTTCCGCATCATCACCACGTTCGATATGCTTTTTCCCGTTGCTGTTGACTGGATATCTTATATATTTTCAAGAATCAAACACAAATCGGATTAG
- a CDS encoding Xaa-Pro peptidase family protein has protein sequence MIKSRLAKLAASLRTSDLDAVILNPGPTLKYLSGLNFHLMERPVVLFVAADKDPVLVLPELELPKVDLFPYKVKAFPYGENPSEWNDAFRKAAQTLRLDGRRIGVEPRQLRLLEFRHVKAGAPEAEYPDATDVLSELRLKKDKAEVAAMRRAVKIAQAALEAVIPQIKIGMTEHELASELVMQLLKHGSESEMPFAPIVSAGPNSANPHASPTDRKLQAGDLLVVDWGATYEGYISDLTRTFAVGEVDEEYKKIHAIVQESNAAGQAAARPGVPCADVDQAARKVIEKAGYGKYFPHRTGHGIGMEGHETPYIRGDNMQILEPGMAFTVEPGIYLTGRNGVRIEDNMVITKDGAESLSDMPREIRVVG, from the coding sequence GTGATTAAATCCCGTCTTGCCAAGCTTGCCGCCTCCCTGCGGACCTCGGATCTGGATGCTGTTATTCTGAATCCGGGTCCCACGCTGAAATATCTCAGCGGGCTGAACTTCCATCTCATGGAACGCCCCGTCGTTTTATTCGTCGCGGCTGATAAAGATCCGGTGCTTGTTTTGCCTGAACTTGAATTACCCAAGGTGGATTTATTTCCATATAAGGTGAAAGCCTTTCCCTATGGCGAAAATCCGTCGGAGTGGAATGATGCTTTTCGGAAGGCGGCGCAGACCCTCCGTCTGGATGGGAGGCGCATTGGAGTCGAGCCGCGTCAACTGCGCCTGCTGGAATTCCGTCACGTAAAAGCGGGCGCTCCCGAAGCGGAATATCCCGATGCAACCGATGTGCTTTCGGAACTGCGTCTCAAAAAAGACAAAGCCGAAGTGGCTGCGATGCGCAGGGCGGTGAAGATCGCGCAGGCGGCGCTGGAGGCGGTCATCCCGCAGATCAAAATCGGGATGACCGAACATGAATTGGCTTCCGAGTTGGTGATGCAATTGTTGAAGCACGGCTCTGAGTCGGAGATGCCCTTTGCGCCAATAGTCTCCGCGGGACCAAATTCGGCAAATCCACATGCCTCTCCCACCGACCGAAAATTACAGGCAGGCGATCTTCTAGTCGTGGATTGGGGTGCCACTTACGAAGGTTACATCTCCGACCTGACGCGCACCTTTGCAGTGGGCGAGGTGGATGAAGAATATAAAAAGATCCATGCCATCGTACAGGAATCCAATGCTGCCGGTCAGGCTGCCGCCAGGCCCGGAGTTCCCTGCGCAGATGTGGATCAAGCTGCACGCAAAGTGATCGAGAAAGCAGGCTATGGAAAATATTTCCCCCATCGCACTGGCCACGGCATTGGCATGGAGGGACACGAGACTCCTTATATACGCGGCGATAACATGCAAATCCTCGAGCCTGGCATGGCCTTCACCGTGGAACCCGGCATTTACCTGACGGGCCGCAATGGCGTGCGCATTGAAGATAACATGGTGATTACCAAGGATGGTGCGGAGAGTTTATCCGACATGCCGAGAGAGATACGGGTGGTGGGGTGA
- a CDS encoding DinB family protein, which produces MSGIVSTYLNLMDSQRESILSLLDGLGYEQLWQRPVPKDWSIGEILDHNYLLMASSYPVVKWIWKLGAWYGRLRRSRPYATEIEDVYRDPKFPHWVGFLWTPRFHTRKPVTLEQLKTELRDLHARIRQFYEGKDEDVLGNLYLFDPVFGWVNLIITLRIGIYHDQLHFDDVLKQSAEFK; this is translated from the coding sequence ATGAGCGGGATAGTTTCGACGTATCTCAACCTAATGGACTCCCAGCGCGAATCCATCCTCTCCCTGCTGGATGGCTTGGGCTACGAACAACTCTGGCAGAGACCTGTGCCAAAGGACTGGAGCATCGGCGAGATCCTTGACCACAATTACCTGTTGATGGCATCCTCCTATCCCGTAGTGAAGTGGATTTGGAAGCTGGGTGCATGGTATGGACGCCTGCGCCGCAGCCGTCCCTATGCAACCGAAATCGAAGATGTGTACCGCGACCCAAAATTTCCGCACTGGGTCGGCTTCCTGTGGACGCCGCGCTTTCACACCCGCAAACCTGTCACGCTCGAGCAGCTCAAAACAGAATTGCGCGATCTGCATGCCCGTATTCGTCAATTCTACGAAGGCAAGGATGAAGATGTGCTCGGCAACCTGTATCTTTTTGATCCTGTATTCGGCTGGGTTAATTTGATCATCACCCTGCGCATCGGCATTTATCATGACCAGTTGCATTTCGACGATGTCTTAAAACAGTCCGCCGAATTTAAGTAA
- a CDS encoding GNAT family N-acetyltransferase, whose product MWIPVLTITPDYIASHETWTVFIGNEAAAYYSFAENNEGLWLDNLWVLPKFMGLGIGTSLFRHALEKAGEHNASILKIEADPHAKGFYEKMGARKAGEHHGGVDGLPRILPVMEINL is encoded by the coding sequence TTGTGGATTCCCGTACTCACGATCACACCTGATTACATTGCATCTCACGAGACATGGACAGTATTTATTGGAAATGAAGCGGCCGCTTATTACTCGTTCGCCGAAAACAACGAAGGCCTGTGGCTCGACAACCTATGGGTTCTGCCTAAATTCATGGGGCTGGGAATTGGAACATCCCTCTTCCGCCATGCACTTGAAAAGGCAGGAGAGCACAACGCGTCCATCTTGAAGATCGAAGCCGACCCGCATGCCAAGGGTTTCTATGAGAAAATGGGCGCGCGGAAAGCAGGCGAACATCACGGCGGCGTGGACGGTCTGCCGCGCATTTTACCTGTTATGGAGATAAATCTGTGA
- a CDS encoding DNA-3-methyladenine glycosylase I → MTTYCDYCNSHPEDIFNKNYHDTQYGFPLKSDDELFERLVLEINQAGLSWITILKKADNFRKAYDRFKIEKIAKYTEKDRARLLTDAGIIRNRLKINAAIINAQKILELKKDYGSFKGWLDVNHPSTKDEWTKLFKQTFVFTGGEIVNEFLMSTGYLHGAHTKDCPIYNKVAAQKPAWMRK, encoded by the coding sequence GTGACCACCTACTGCGATTACTGCAACTCCCACCCCGAAGATATCTTCAATAAAAATTATCACGACACACAATACGGATTCCCGTTGAAGAGCGACGATGAATTATTCGAGCGCCTTGTGTTGGAGATCAATCAGGCGGGGCTTTCATGGATCACCATCCTGAAGAAAGCGGATAATTTTCGCAAGGCGTACGACAGGTTCAAGATCGAAAAAATCGCCAAATACACCGAGAAAGACCGCGCCCGTCTACTGACGGATGCGGGCATCATTCGTAACCGATTGAAGATCAACGCGGCGATCATCAATGCGCAGAAAATCCTCGAACTTAAGAAGGATTACGGCTCTTTCAAAGGCTGGCTTGATGTTAATCACCCGTCCACAAAAGATGAGTGGACAAAGCTATTCAAGCAAACCTTTGTTTTCACGGGCGGCGAGATCGTGAACGAATTCCTCATGTCCACGGGGTATCTGCACGGCGCGCATACCAAAGATTGTCCCATTTACAATAAGGTGGCGGCGCAAAAGCCTGCATGGATGCGAAAATAA
- a CDS encoding carbohydrate kinase family protein has product MKPTFAIAGKLTREYLLPPSGNPRLDAPGGSLLYAAGGLAVWDSSIGLVARINEEYPREWLNDLEGRGFDIGGIRIHREAQPLDLRSFIAYTDKNERTASSAVSHFARRQLTFPKSLLGYQPLDDSYRNPQETDPVSPAALDVPKDFRDAGFVHLCPFDFTSQSQMVSLFKNASNQTVCLDPAPSYMKPSLWRDLRVVLQGVTAFHPSEEEMRTLFWGETNDLWEMARHVSGYGPQVIVVKRGALGQLLYDAAGDHRYEIPAYPSRMADPTGAGDAFCGGFLAGFQRTIDPLMAVLHGNVSASLKIEGSGPFYPLDVMPGLAEARLHSLKEMARKV; this is encoded by the coding sequence ATGAAACCGACCTTCGCCATTGCCGGAAAACTCACGCGCGAATACCTCCTGCCTCCATCAGGCAATCCGCGGCTTGATGCTCCCGGTGGCAGTCTGTTGTATGCCGCAGGCGGGCTTGCCGTATGGGATTCATCCATTGGGCTGGTTGCGCGAATTAACGAAGAATACCCGCGTGAGTGGCTCAATGACCTTGAAGGGCGCGGCTTTGACATTGGCGGCATCCGCATCCACCGTGAAGCACAGCCACTTGATCTCCGCAGTTTTATTGCATACACCGACAAAAACGAACGCACCGCCTCCAGCGCAGTTTCACATTTTGCGCGCCGCCAGTTGACCTTCCCAAAATCACTGCTTGGCTATCAACCTCTGGATGACTCGTATAGGAATCCGCAGGAGACAGACCCGGTCTCGCCTGCGGCGCTGGATGTGCCAAAGGATTTTCGGGATGCCGGTTTTGTGCATCTTTGTCCCTTTGACTTTACAAGCCAGAGTCAAATGGTCAGTCTCTTCAAAAACGCTTCCAACCAGACCGTCTGCCTGGACCCGGCCCCGAGTTACATGAAACCCTCCCTCTGGCGCGACCTGCGAGTCGTCCTGCAAGGCGTTACCGCCTTCCATCCATCTGAAGAGGAGATGCGCACCCTCTTTTGGGGCGAGACCAATGACTTGTGGGAGATGGCGCGCCACGTCAGCGGATATGGACCGCAGGTCATTGTCGTCAAACGCGGCGCGCTTGGTCAATTGCTCTATGATGCGGCGGGAGATCATCGTTATGAAATTCCCGCCTATCCCTCGCGGATGGCAGACCCGACCGGGGCAGGTGACGCATTCTGCGGAGGCTTCCTGGCCGGCTTTCAGCGGACGATTGACCCGCTCATGGCGGTATTGCATGGAAATGTTTCCGCTTCCCTGAAAATAGAAGGGAGTGGTCCGTTCTATCCGTTGGATGTCATGCCCGGACTTGCCGAAGCGCGCCTGCATTCCTTAAAGGAAATGGCGCGGAAAGTATAG
- a CDS encoding M20/M25/M40 family metallo-hydrolase, with translation MTLTDRLLNLAMQIQQIPAPTFHEGPRGEFVRNLFLKEKLGDVSMDPLGNVLARLPGKQRKAKALVISAHLDTVFPAGINLPIRKEAGRIAAPGIGDNSLGVASLFGILWSLRGRELDLKHDIWFVANVGEEGLGDLCGMRGVVEHFGADVLGYLVLEGLALGHVYHRAIGVKRYRITSKTAGGHSWSDYGQPSAVHELASLVTQLTAMRLPRQPRTTMNVGTIVGGTGVNVVASEAKCELDLRSEDPHTLAKLVNQVEGVLTHASREDVKFTADVIGERPAGEIPADHALVELAVTCMAEQGLNAILTAGSTDANIPLSQNIPAVVMGITTGGGAHTVDEYINTEPIAKGVEAVTGFVVGLL, from the coding sequence ATGACCCTCACCGACCGACTCCTCAACCTTGCGATGCAAATCCAGCAAATCCCTGCACCGACGTTCCACGAGGGGCCGCGCGGTGAGTTCGTGCGCAACCTTTTCCTAAAGGAGAAACTTGGAGATGTTTCAATGGATCCTTTGGGGAATGTCCTCGCACGATTGCCCGGGAAACAGAGGAAGGCAAAAGCGTTGGTGATATCCGCCCATTTGGACACCGTGTTCCCTGCGGGCATCAATTTGCCGATCAGGAAGGAAGCGGGGCGCATCGCTGCGCCGGGAATAGGCGATAATTCCCTTGGCGTCGCCTCGTTGTTTGGGATCCTCTGGTCATTGCGGGGAAGAGAACTTGACTTGAAGCATGATATCTGGTTTGTGGCAAATGTCGGGGAAGAGGGCCTAGGCGACCTGTGCGGAATGCGCGGGGTGGTGGAGCATTTTGGCGCGGACGTGCTTGGCTATCTTGTGCTGGAGGGGCTTGCGCTTGGACATGTCTATCACCGCGCGATTGGCGTAAAGCGTTATCGCATTACCTCAAAAACAGCGGGCGGACATTCCTGGTCGGATTACGGCCAGCCCTCGGCGGTGCATGAACTTGCTTCGTTGGTGACGCAATTGACCGCCATGCGGTTGCCGCGCCAGCCGCGCACGACGATGAACGTTGGTACGATTGTTGGAGGTACGGGGGTCAATGTGGTGGCGTCTGAAGCAAAATGCGAATTGGATTTGCGCTCGGAGGATCCGCACACGCTTGCGAAACTGGTAAACCAGGTGGAAGGTGTCCTGACCCATGCCAGCCGTGAAGACGTGAAGTTCACCGCGGATGTAATTGGGGAACGGCCGGCGGGTGAGATCCCCGCCGACCATGCGCTTGTGGAGCTGGCAGTCACTTGCATGGCGGAACAAGGGTTGAATGCGATCCTGACGGCAGGCTCAACGGATGCAAATATTCCCCTGAGTCAAAATATCCCTGCTGTTGTGATGGGAATTACAACCGGCGGCGGCGCACATACGGTGGATGAATATATTAATACAGAGCCGATTGCAAAGGGTGTGGAGGCGGTTACAGGTTTTGTCGTGGGATTACTTTAA